One genomic window of Metopolophium dirhodum isolate CAU chromosome 4, ASM1992520v1, whole genome shotgun sequence includes the following:
- the LOC132942523 gene encoding uncharacterized protein LOC132942523 produces MRRINRRLVLLSIVFVCDVVNVFGRPQEPSTVSSTLKDDLVNRKDAVATPIVVFAETAISAGDARAHTTKPPLMDDSVKSVSDQLLQTSTSSNMVVSSEVRTVQKNESNLKGEAVPVLTDEDVHAVGPYSYKISSDGSTRPTGDLSTWILLGGESSPAPLNMATIKKVPKPADATTSSLLQSYETSTTRKRKPTTEKMTTAHSTAVTESPIKLQDSKFKNKTPVIVGKIPTTTTVKDKVEEVTTPLPELPPLDNNTRFGTPVVTFPHVPPRQRPSANNTKKAEKPLTTKITSTAVVISKPLNNTMAVSSTTVPTVAITTSSSPTTVSNLNVTEIADKFTESSNSTTQNTSLKKKKKKKNKNKRKPVKVSNDDAQSKIDEQSTKITPGRPLSTRIYNYLAREVMPNVGVGLVGLMLTAGLAGLLLYSPLGGAAIPLVPLRRTDSHVHGHSHGHGPGYVPPETDNSQPEEQVFGQVLSGMSYGHNPYGRERPDAVPKYKSSYQPSEYPAVHDVPKYNSHDTNKYSAHDVTKYVAAADTTKYSTHDGTKYAVVESTKYSAPDTNTYSAPDTSKYSTIDVSATQDKVPYTPLDASEGPAFEQTQDSQDDTYQNHHYDELKFDSSNAYDQPKYQSTSQVKGVYKEDQPSFEVPKYPGYVQDVPKEEAVAVNYNFDNHRTDEKESSTAASSDPTFSALQGIPKFYEQSVNPEQISVNVHQTMKMEHGPRSLRIRRQVDEHNEIDAQLPDETTVKPTEKTVDKSTENQTIGDITSSTTTSTSTVSTKIPDSSELPTVNNNQFSLIDLLRRVAEVKLKMGIEILKNTAASFTQYVNAIQRKMTHMVRNLQKSNDRQQSENKQETNVKSDSNVSDEKRQRRSIRHRIYSN; encoded by the exons ATGAGAAGAATCAACCGTCGGTTGGTTTTGTTATCGATCGTATTCGTGTGTGACGTAGTTAATGTTTTCGGAAGACCGCAAGAGCCAAGCACAGTTAGCAGCACATTAAAag ATGATCTTGTTAACAG gaaaGATGCTGTGGCAACGCCGATCGTTGTGTTTGCAGAGACAGCTATCAGTGCAGGGGATGCCCGGGCCCATACTACTAAGCCACCGCTGATGGATGATTCTGTGAAGTCAGTTAGTGATCAACTTCTTCAAACATCAACATCTAGCAATATGGTCGTATCTTCAGAAGTTAgaacagttcaaaaaaatgaatcaaatttaaaagGAGAAGCGGTTCCTGTGCTAACTGATGAAGATGTACATGCTGTAGGCCCATACAGTTACAAAATATCATCAGATGGATCCACAAGACCAACAGGAGATTTGTCAACTTGGATTCTATTGGGTGGTGAATCTTCACCAGCACCATTAAATATGGCCAcaattaaaaaagtacctaaacCAGCTGATGCAACTACTTCTTCACTTTTACAGTCGTATGAAACAAGCACTACAAGGAAAAGGAAACCTACAACTGAAAAAATGACTACAGCTCATTCGACTGCAGTCACCGAATCCCCGATCAAGTTACAAgattccaaatttaaaaataaaacgccAGTCATTGTTGGAAAAATACCTACTACAACTACAGTTAAAGACAAAGTTGAAGAAGTGACCACTCCTCTTCCTGAATTACCCCCCCTGGACAATAATACGAGATTTGGAACTCCTGTTGTCACATTTCCTCATGTACCACCTAGACAGAGACCCTCtgcaaataatacaaaaaaagcaGAAAAACCTCTGACAACAAAAATAACTTCTACAGCCGTTGTTATTTCCAAGCCTTTAAATAACACAATGGCAGTGTCTTCTACTACTGTGCCCACGGTTGCTATTACTACATCATCTTCTCCCACAACAGTTTCAAATCTAAATGTAACTGAAATTGCAGATAAATTCACAGAATCAAGTAATTCTACTACACAAAATACttcattaaaaaagaaaaaaaagaagaagaacaAGAATAAACGTAAGCCAGTTAAAGTTTCTAATGATGACGCTCAAAGTAAAATCGATGAACAGAGTACTAAAATAACTCCAGGTCGACCATTATCAACtcgaatttataattatttggctCGTGAAGTTATGCCCAATGTGGGAGTCGGTTTAGTTGGCTTGATGTTGACTGCTGGTTTAGCAGGGTTACTGTTATATTCGCCATTAGGAGGAGCTGCTATACCTTTGGTACCATTAAGACGCACTGATTCTCACGTACATGGTCATAGTCATGGACATGGTCCTGGTTATGTTCCTCCTGAAACTGACAACTCACAGCCAGAAGAACAAGTGTTCGGTCAAGTGCTGTCTGGAATGTCTTATGGTCATAATCCGTATGGTAGAGAACGTCCTGACGCAGTTCCTAAGTACAAGTCATCTTATCAACCATCTGAATACCCTGCCGTTCATGATGTACCAAAATACAATTCCCATGACACCAATAAATATTCGGCTCATGATGTAACTAAATATGTTGCAGCAGCCGATACAACTAAATATTCTACACACGACGGAACCAAATACGCGGTTGTTGAAAGTACTAAATATTCAGCCCCCGACACTAATACATATTCGGCTCCagatacatcaaaatattcaacaattgACGTAAGTGCTACTCAAGATAAGGTACCATATACTCCTTTAGATGCATCCGAAGGACCAGCATTTGAACAAACACAAGACAGCCAAGATGACACTTACCAAAATCACCATTATGATGAACTCAAGTTTGATTCGTCCAACGCTTACGATCAACCTAAGTATCAGAGTACTTCACAGGTGAAAGGAGTGTATAAAGAAGATCAACCTTCTTTTGAAGTACCAAAGTATCCAGGATATGTTCAAGATGTACCTAAAGAAGAAGCTGTagctgtaaattataattttgataatcaCCGAACAGATGAAAAAGAAAGTTCTACCGCGGCATCATCGGATCCAACGTTTTCTGCATTACAAGGTATTCCAAAATTTTATGAACAAAGTGTAAACCCTGAACAAATATCTGTTAACGTACACCAAACTATGAAGATGGAACACGGACCTCGAAGTTTAAGAATAAGGCGTCAAGTAGACGAACATAATGAAATTGATGCCCAATTACCAGATGAAACTACAGTAAAGCCTACCGAAAAAACTGTCGATAAGAGTACGGAAAATCAAACAATTGGTGATATCACTTCTTCTACAACCACATCTACGTCAACAGTCTCGACCAAAATACCTGACTCGTCAGAATTACCTACTGTGAATAACAACCAATTTTCATTAATAGATCTTTTAAGAAGAGTAGCTGAAGTCAAATTGAAAATGGGAATTGAAATCCTAAAAAACACAGCAGCTAGTTTTACACAATATGTAAATGCTATTCAGAGAAAAATGACACACATGGTTAGAAATCTACAAAAGTCCAACGACAGACAACAGTCAGAGAACAAACAGGAAACAAATGTCAAATCAGATTCAAATGTTTCCGATGAGAAACGACAACGAAGATCAATTAGACATAGGATTTATTCTAATTAG
- the LOC132942525 gene encoding uncharacterized protein LOC132942525 has translation MYIWVVAVLPVILVSANTESRSYNSAPNTQTNYIITSKPFTVRDDANAGTIKWRRDTITGASLIGASDPAKMKYSIECTDNNECAGIELGGSDATFKPYTQDELNRILKRYGEADSEPESSDKILSYEDSGNQDKSKASWNLVEPQQSPKNPYDDRRGWVTLEPMAWSSSHIQKWEPNNRPTWPPPPQDHTQASYSPWASNRPIQRPSNNYHQPQQQQSEWTTERPWIRPTYDYSSKPSQASNYQKPSAPHNSQSFYGWNNAEQDIITDGKPGQFPADAYHKPWNGDYGQTSYGGPRPTEAEGDGQWVLLSSTKGYSIPHRPNRSLQGRSISIDTVNRPVETVSRSDEMTGRSADTVSRPISSKRTVRLMVLPPDKDSKNVTTSHNGMIEVDVSRKSVDQEQREFAARALKENENDVQVFSDRSAKSNEERRAMLAAVGAGMLPAATMAMFLPMMVNRKRRDLTTRPEVVLHHHVYPR, from the coding sequence ATGTACATTTGGGTTGTTGCCGTATTGCCTGTGATCTTAGTGTCAGCCAACACAGAATCACGGTCTTATAACTCGGCGCCAAACACACaaactaattatataatcaCATCGAAGCCATTCACCGTTAGAGATGATGCGAACGCAGGGACAATAAAATGGAGGCGTGACACGATAACCGGGGCTTCACTTATCGGAGCATCAGATCCGGCTAAAATGAAATATTCAATAGAGTGTACGGATAACAACGAGTGCGCGGGGATTGAGCTAGGAGGATCTGACGCCACCTTCAAACCGTACACCCAGGATGAATTAAACCGAATACTTAAACGTTACGGTGAAGCAGACAGCGAGCCTGAATCGTCGGACAAGATATTATCGTACGAAGATAGTGGCAATCAAGATAAATCCAAGGCATCGTGGAATTTAGTAGAACCACAACAGAGTCCGAAAAACCCATACGACGATCGACGTGGATGGGTCACATTGGAACCAATGGCTTGGTCGTCGTCGCACATCCAGAAATGGGAACCAAACAATCGCCCAACGTGGCCGCCACCACCCCAAGACCACACACAAGCCAGCTATTCTCCATGGGCCAGTAACAGGCCTATACAACGACCcagtaataattatcatcagCCACAACAGCAGCAATCTGAATGGACCACTGAGCGCCCTTGGATTCGACCAACTTACGACTATTCTTCCAAGCCATCACAAGCGTCAAATTATCAAAAACCGTCGGCACCTCATAACTCGCAGAGCTTTTATGGATGGAACAATGCAGAGCAAGATATAATTACGGATGGCAAGCCTGGACAATTTCCTGCCGACGCTTATCACAAACCATGGAACGGTGACTATGGACAAACATCTTATGGTGGCCCGAGACCCACAGAAGCCGAAGGGGATGGACAATGGGTGCTTTTATCCAGCACTAAAGGTTATTCTATCCCACATCGACCTAATAGAAGCCTACAAGGGAGGTCGATATCCATTGACACGGTCAACAGACCGGTTGAAACTGTAAGTAGATCAGATGAAATGACTGGTCGATCAGCCGATACAGTAAGCCGACCGATATCGTCCAAGAGAACTGTACGATTAATGGTATTGCCACCGGATAAAGATTCAAAAAATGTCACTACATCGCACAATGGCATGATCGAGGTGGATGTTTCAAGGAAATCAGTGGATCAAGAGCAAAGGGAGTTTGCAGCTAGAGCACTTAAGGAAAACGAAAATGATGTGCAAGTGTTTTCCGACAGATCAGCCAAGTCCAACGAAGAGCGAAGAGCTATGTTGGCCGCAGTAGGCGCTGGAATGCTACCAGCTGCTACCATGGCAATGTTCCTGCCAATGATGGTTAACAGAAAACGCAGGGATCTCACGACTAGACCAGAAGTAGTACTGCATCATCACGTATATCCTAGATAA